In Ooceraea biroi isolate clonal line C1 chromosome 1, Obir_v5.4, whole genome shotgun sequence, the genomic stretch ATTCGGCCGTTTTTTAGGCCAAGGATCGAAAGCCGCATCGTGTTTTGATGGCGCCGGTTTCCGAGCTATTAGTAATGAGGATACAATAAATCCGAAAGGACCTTGTTCGTCACGTTCGCATTATCATGAATAAACGTACATGTCGTGATGACATTtatcaacgacgacgatgacgacgggtTAATATCGGCGGTGGACTTTAGACGACGCGCAATAAGACACGCCGCCCGAAAGGACAAgcgagaaaggaaaagaaatcaACAAGCAGCGAAAGCAAGAGACGATCGCGATATTGCCATGACTACGTCCGTCGCGCGATGATGACTATCATCGCCCGGACGATGTGAGAACGAAAGTCGCAACAAAAACTTCAAGAAGAGCAAGAAGCGCGAATCTCACTGCTGCTGCAGTCGAGTGACCGAGATAGCGTCCCGAGATGTGTGACGTCCGAGTCGAGGCGATAACGCGCTTTAATGATGAAATTACCATTCTTCGGAAGATTCCTGATCACGTTGACGGCGGCGTTGAACTTCTCCTCCGTCGTCATGTTCCCTGCTGAAGGAACAAACGGCGATGTTTCCCGTCTTCCCTCGTGAGTATCCTGTTCCACTTCTTGGAGTCAACCGCACGCTACGTGGGAGGTGCGATAAGGCCTGCGATATCGTCTCCAGCCAGCGAAAACACTTCGGAGCGGGTCAACGTCACGCGACGAGACGTACCTGATCAGCGACGATCAGCGACTGCGACTGCGATCGCTACTACTGCGACTGCTCTGGCGACTCGTCCCACGTTGAGGAGCGAATCACTGGAAGAGGTAACTTGTTGCAATCGGATTGCCCGAGTCTCTAGGATCGTCGGCAATCACTTATTGACGAGCCACGCGATGATGAGTGATGGTAACTGACCGCCTTAGCGATGACTGACAGTTTATTTAGTACGGGCAGTTTCCGTACCGATTGGCGATCCCGAGCGATGCTAGCGCTCACCGGAATCGCCAAGCGACATTCGATTCGACTGGTCCAGTTACTCAGCCGCGCTCTTTTTTTGCTTCTCTACTTGCTGTCCGTGCGAGCTACGTAGTATGTATGTACGAGTTGTCAAGTATGCAAGTTCGATCGAACGCGAATAACACGAGTGCCTTGACCGATAAACTTATTCGGATGATCGCATATCGCTGCGCTAGGAATTCCAATGGTCGTTTGGTCGACGACGattaacattaacattttCTTCGCCTTGTTTCTATACTCTTCTTGCTTCCGTCGGCAAGCAATACGATATTCCTGAGTAaagatttaaaagaaaaaaagtataacTTGCTTCGATCAGGGCACTGCTGGTACTCTATTTATAGAGTAGCTCTAGTAAGTGTGACACCTCAGACTTCTAGATGTATAATATGATTGCGAGCTCGAGCTTGTGTGAGGATCCAACTTTTATGTACAATTCTTGTTACGTAGATTGTAGAAGTGAATTCGAACAGCGCGCCATAGCTTCCCTGTTACTGGCGGACTTACTAGAAGGACGCTATCTATTCAATGTCACTAGACAAAATGACTGAATGAGGAAGAAGCGTAAGTGCCTGAAGTGCCAATGCTTGTCAATCTACTTGTCGCGGTAGAACCTGGTGCCGCTAAAAGGAGCAAACTTATGGATTCCTGCTGACGGAGCACGCAAATGTTTGATTTAAAAATCTGTCGCGTAAACGAATGAACGGACAAGATTGTATTCATCAACGTGTAAGTTCACATTTCTCTTGATGATCAGTTTAAATTGGCAACCGCTCTCGCAGATGCCAAATCGCAAAAAAAGTCATGTCggatgtacatacatgtacaatcAACAATCTACTGATTTGTCGTTCCTCTTGTCTCAAACAGGTTTAACTGTCAAAGCTTGTCGGAGATGACTTCGTTTGGTCGTGGTCGCGGATGGCTCATCGAAAAGAATCCAAGTAAGGAGCAGATCCTGCGTAGACCGGGAGATGCAAGTAATCGTGGCAATAACATTGTCCAAGACATAACGAACAAGATAGCTGGCTACGACATACGCGAACCTGTCTCGCCCCAACTGATTCAGGAGGTCGCAGATCTCATGACCAGCGCGTTCAACAGGGGTGCCCTAAAGTAATCAAGGTTTCTTCTCGATACGCTCGTGCCACTTGCTTCGTCAGCTCTCACCGCAAGGTCGCAAATTTCAGGGACACATGCAATGCTCTCTGGAAGCAAGCTGTACTTGATGACTCTCTCACTAGGAGGACAGCAGTGATATTCAGTGACAACAAAATTGCTCTGATAGGGGACAACAATGAATTGGTACGAGGCAGTTTGTTACGTTTTCTACAGGATAATTACATATGTAAgtattttgtataaatgtattatagatATACTGGCAGTtgtattactttattattatacgctTGGCTTTTTAGCCAAGGAGAAAAATAGAGTGGAAGATAGCAAGACGTTTGCGAATATTGTCTTGCTCCATGCGGAGCTTTACTATTGCATGAGGTTAATTAATGGTAATAGATTGAGGATACTGGCTGAGCCGTTAATTCATTATTTGGAAGATATATTGCAAGACAATCTCAACGATAATATCTATTTTGTCATGATACAAGTAAGTTTTTATATTGGCACGTACACAGACGAAAGGAAAAGGCAGTGAGTGAGAGAACACGATAAATGCGTTATTCTTTTTCAGATTCTCAGATCTGGTAAAGATCTTTATGCGGAATGCCCAGAGCAATTAAATAGCTTAATAATGACAattagaaacattttattgagaGACAATAGTTATAACTCGCAGAATCGTGCAGCATTGTTATTGATGATCGAGTTAGCCAATAACGCTTACGAAATTAAGGACCGACAACTGAAAGAGTTTTATCTCTCGAGCATCAAGTCGCTCTCCTTCAAGCACCCGTTTTCCCAGGCGGAATTAAAAGTGGTTGCAGAGACAAAGACTATATACGGTAATGACAATACGCATTATATATTTCAGGAATAATACGTCACAAGGAATGTTCCGATATTTCAGATGATCAACCGCAGGAAGTCGATGACAATCAACACATCACGAAAAACGAAATGAGGAATGATACATCGGAGCAAGGTAATTACTCGAAGAACCCAAGTGTGCCAAGAGCCATACGCGGGTCGGGTGCATCAGGTAAGccgaaaaaagaagataacgTTAACGCGAAGCTGAAATCGTTGAAAATAACGCCACCAAGGCAGAAGAACAACAAGGGTTGGGATCACGACGATAGATTTCATAAGGATTATGAATAATTGCTCtgttataacaaatataactGACAGAGTAAATATGTCTTTACTGGACTACTGAAAGATgtatataacgaaaaagacaCGATAAAAGTGACAGATTTTTGTATTTCTTGCTAACAAATAAGTAACATGTTCacgtttatatatatgcatgtataaacGTAATTATACGTAATAAGATTGTATTTAAAGAGTGTGAATGCTTATGTTGATATATGCATGCGCTATGCATAAATCGACGCAGCCGTGATTGAGATATAAGAAGTGAGTCTACCCTTTTAGCATAGTTGAATGAAATAGTTCCATTACATATTGTTCCGACGTAATTGTTATATCTCAAAATAAAACGGCGAAAAGAAATGACAGAAGAACGAGATGTAAACAGGATGTAACATGGACATAGTATATCCTAGTTTTATCTGTTCTGTACTGATGCATTCTTCAAATTCAGTGAACTTTGTATGAGATTAATCCTGTGAAGATAATCGtgtaatattagaaaatcCACATTTCTAAATCatgtaatattagaaaatcCACATTTCTAAATAAACAGTTTATTTACGGATTGAAtcatatttgtataaattatttaaatctgttttctgttttaataCATACATTTAATACATGTATCAAGATTATACTCGAAACACCGAGTTGCGAGCATTGCTCCGAGTTTTCTTTCTAACATAACCTATTTGAACCGATTCAAATGGCATTCTCGATGCCGGCGCGAGAGTATCGATTAATCGAACGTGCGGCTGCTGTACTATCGCGGATCGACTGCGGTTAGCGATGATCGATGGTATCGCGTTGGAAGTTGGAAGTGGCTCGCTTCTCGAGTCTCTTGACGTGACGGACGTTTAGGAAACGTCGCGAATTATCCGGCTGTGACGTGAGGTTTTCCAGGGTTCGATCATGGCATGGTAACGGCAGAACCACGCGAGATGAGCAGAATTACGAGGTCCACGGGCCCGTGCAGGAGCGGCCTGTACGTCGTCGAGAGCGAACTGTGCCTCCTGGTGACGGCGATGCGACGAGGTGCCCGATGGTCGTCGCATTCTCACCAGGTTAGACGGCCTTGTCCTTTTCGCCATCTGTCTCCATcgagataaaaagattaagaTAAAAAGTGTCGTGCAATTTGGAGTGTCATTCCGTATTTCGGGTATTTCTTCTCGTTTCTGGCAGATCAAACAGGTTGCAAAGGTTGCACTCGCTGACAGATGATAGACCGTGTAGTTTCGACGTGTCAACAGTCAAACAAGATTGACTGACGTTGCGATGCACCTTGCAGGTTTTCCTAACGACACATTTGACTGTTTCCAGGACGACGACCAGGACACTCT encodes the following:
- the LOC105274958 gene encoding uncharacterized protein LOC105274958, translated to MTSFGRGRGWLIEKNPSKEQILRRPGDASNRGNNIVQDITNKIAGYDIREPVSPQLIQEVADLMTSAFNRGALKDTCNALWKQAVLDDSLTRRTAVIFSDNKIALIGDNNELVRGSLLRFLQDNYISKEKNRVEDSKTFANIVLLHAELYYCMRLINGNRLRILAEPLIHYLEDILQDNLNDNIYFVMIQILRSGKDLYAECPEQLNSLIMTIRNILLRDNSYNSQNRAALLLMIELANNAYEIKDRQLKEFYLSSIKSLSFKHPFSQAELKVVAETKTIYDDQPQEVDDNQHITKNEMRNDTSEQGNYSKNPSVPRAIRGSGASGKPKKEDNVNAKLKSLKITPPRQKNNKGWDHDDRFHKDYE